The sequence GCGCGTCGAGGACCACGAAGAGGAGGCGGGCCCGGGCCGATGCGCTCCACTGGCCCTGGGTGATCATCGCGTCGAGCCCCTGCTCCACCGCCTCCTCGTAGTCGCCACCACCGCCTGCGTCCTGCGCTGCGAGCTTCGCCTGCGCGTCGGCGACGTCGGTGGTGAAGGGGAAGTTGCGGACCACGTATTCGTCGTCCTGATCCCGGTAGAAGCCGAGGCCGAGGCGGATGGTCACCGCCTGCTCCTGCTCGGTGCGGACCCTCTCGATCACGCTGCCCAGCTCCACCTGCAGGTAGCGCAGCTCGTCGCCCATGGAGCCGGTGGTGTCGACGAGGAAGGCCACGTCGAGGACCGCGGCAGGGGTGGCGGCGTCGGCGAGCTCGAGGTCGAGGCGGCCTTCGGGCGGATCGGTGAGGCCGGTCTGCTCGGCGCTGGCGGCGCCGACGCTGGCGCGGACGGTGAAGGGCCCCTGCGCCACGGCGAAGAGACCGGCGAAGAGCTCCGCCTCGCCCCAGGCGTCGGTGCGGGCCCGCCAGATGGCGTTGCCCTGCCCGTCGAGCAGCTCGACGGCGGCGTCGGTCACCACGTCGGCCCCGTCGTGGACGACGACCGGGAAGCGCCGGGCGGTGTCGAAGCGCCACCGCGCCTCCATGTGGCCCCAGTCGCTCTCGACGA comes from Vulgatibacter sp. and encodes:
- a CDS encoding vWA domain-containing protein, with the translated sequence MWRKTWILLVALLVVLAGCGGDDADNSAGGHGGDTYEDSPGRGTGGGTGGTGGAGGAGGVGGTGGAGGTGGSATGGTGGGDQGGSGGVTPEPGQLTAGEWRDLDHWDFWRNLVESDWGHMEARWRFDTARRFPVVVHDGADVVTDAAVELLDGQGNAIWRARTDAWGEAELFAGLFAVAQGPFTVRASVGAASAEQTGLTDPPEGRLDLELADAATPAAVLDVAFLVDTTGSMGDELRYLQVELGSVIERVRTEQEQAVTIRLGLGFYRDQDDEYVVRNFPFTTDVADAQAKLAAQDAGGGGDYEEAVEQGLDAMITQGQWSASARARLLFVVLDAPPHQRESVLGKIQEVTASAAAQGIRIVPVAASGVDKNTEFLMRMLGIATGGTYTFLTDHSGIGGSHIDPTIGAYQVEFLDDLLVRVIGEALGQ